Proteins encoded in a region of the Ruegeria sp. AD91A genome:
- the nspC gene encoding carboxynorspermidine decarboxylase, which translates to MSDMMTTQAGDAGAFRSFDLNLVPTPCFVVDEKAVEKNLHILSDVGSRSGAHVLSALKAFSMFSLAPLIRQHLGGTCASGIYEARLGREKYGGEVATFCAGYKDADIDEILALSDHIIFNSPAQKDRFLAKAQAAGRQVGLRINPEHSEGEVAKYDPCAPCSRLGTPVSQLDAAALEGVDGLHMHTLCEQGFEPLARTWAAVERTLAPFLNGLKWLNFGGGHHITRDDYDRDGLVEFIKHIRAKYGVEVYLEPGEAVALDAGILVGEILDLPTNGMTLAITDISATCHMPDVIEAPYRPALMDEAEAGHTYRLGGPSCLAGDVIGDYTWDKPLEIGQRFAFLDQAHYSMVKTNTFNGVPLPTIALWNSETDELRIIKQFGYDDFKDRLS; encoded by the coding sequence TTGTCCGATATGATGACAACACAGGCCGGTGACGCCGGAGCCTTCCGCAGTTTCGACCTCAATCTCGTGCCCACGCCTTGCTTCGTGGTCGATGAGAAGGCCGTGGAGAAGAACCTTCATATCCTGTCCGATGTCGGAAGCCGCTCCGGCGCGCATGTGCTGAGCGCACTCAAAGCGTTTTCAATGTTCTCTCTGGCACCGCTGATCCGGCAGCACCTTGGCGGCACATGTGCCAGCGGTATCTACGAGGCCCGGCTGGGCCGCGAGAAATATGGTGGCGAAGTCGCGACCTTCTGCGCGGGTTACAAGGACGCCGACATTGACGAAATCCTCGCGCTCTCGGATCACATCATATTCAACAGCCCCGCGCAGAAAGACCGCTTTCTTGCCAAGGCACAGGCCGCGGGGCGGCAGGTCGGGCTGCGCATCAACCCCGAACACTCCGAAGGCGAGGTCGCGAAATATGATCCCTGCGCCCCCTGTTCGCGCCTCGGCACCCCGGTCAGCCAACTGGACGCCGCTGCTCTGGAAGGTGTGGACGGGCTGCACATGCACACGCTCTGCGAACAGGGGTTCGAACCGCTGGCGCGCACCTGGGCGGCCGTCGAACGGACGCTGGCGCCATTCCTGAACGGCCTGAAATGGCTGAACTTCGGCGGCGGTCACCACATTACGCGCGACGACTATGACCGCGACGGGCTGGTGGAGTTCATCAAACACATCCGCGCCAAGTATGGCGTCGAGGTCTATCTGGAACCCGGCGAGGCCGTGGCGCTCGATGCGGGCATTCTAGTCGGAGAAATCCTTGACCTGCCCACCAACGGCATGACTCTTGCGATCACTGACATCTCGGCCACATGCCACATGCCCGACGTGATCGAAGCCCCGTATCGACCGGCCCTGATGGACGAGGCCGAAGCAGGCCATACATACCGCCTGGGCGGCCCGTCTTGCCTGGCAGGAGACGTGATTGGCGATTATACATGGGACAAGCCGCTGGAGATTGGCCAGCGCTTTGCCTTTCTGGATCAGGCGCATTACTCGATGGTCAAGACCAACACGTTCAACGGCGTGCCGCTGCCCACGATCGCCTTGTGGAACAGCGAAACGGACGAGCTAAGGATCATCAAGCAGTTCGGCTACGACGACTTTAAGGACAGACTTTCATGA
- a CDS encoding LysR family transcriptional regulator: protein MQTKALETFLCVAEAGGFHAAARKLNVTQTAVSARIRLIEEETGRALFTRGAGGTALTEFGRQFKPYAEQMLSLWGFASRDLPVQTQNRPALRLGGQLSIWDPLLVDLAVRFEQRFGKLLLTLNYDHDLNMVEAVATHVLDAAITHEKPSDRRVTWYELEPELLSLVRTPKADGTDDDLIFVNLELGEVYQDHIRSAARRASGQTVFLGNCMMALRYVLQRGGNGYFPDYVISEHLASGALERVEDSVSLPLPMYLVVRGDREEFDDICSCLVDLRS, encoded by the coding sequence ATGCAAACCAAGGCTCTGGAAACCTTTCTCTGCGTGGCCGAAGCCGGTGGCTTTCATGCCGCCGCCCGCAAGTTGAATGTGACGCAGACTGCCGTCAGCGCGCGCATTCGCCTGATCGAGGAGGAAACCGGCAGGGCGCTGTTCACGCGCGGTGCCGGAGGAACGGCGCTGACCGAGTTCGGCCGGCAGTTCAAACCCTATGCAGAACAGATGTTGTCCCTTTGGGGCTTTGCATCGCGCGACCTGCCGGTACAGACACAGAACCGCCCGGCGCTGCGGTTGGGCGGCCAGCTCAGCATTTGGGATCCGTTGCTGGTGGACCTGGCGGTTCGGTTTGAACAGCGCTTTGGCAAATTGCTGTTGACGCTGAACTACGACCACGACCTGAACATGGTTGAAGCGGTGGCAACCCATGTGCTGGACGCGGCGATCACACATGAAAAGCCATCCGACCGGCGCGTCACGTGGTACGAGCTGGAACCAGAGCTCTTGTCCCTGGTCCGGACGCCAAAGGCTGACGGCACGGACGATGACCTGATCTTCGTCAACCTCGAACTGGGCGAGGTCTATCAGGATCATATAAGATCGGCTGCGCGACGGGCGTCAGGTCAGACCGTATTTCTTGGCAATTGCATGATGGCGCTGCGATATGTCCTGCAGCGGGGCGGAAACGGCTATTTCCCCGATTACGTCATTTCCGAGCATCTTGCCTCGGGTGCTCTGGAGCGGGTCGAGGACAGTGTCAGCTTGCCCCTGCCCATGTATCTGGTCGTCCGCGGTGATCGCGAGGAATTTGACGACATTTGCAGCTGTTTGGTAGATCTTCGCAGCTAG
- a CDS encoding MoaD/ThiS family protein has translation MVEVHLWSGLRSLTGGQQVVKVEAKTTGELLRALVRAHPQLQAPIDAGVSIAIDGRVIATGLTEPIPEGSEVYLMQRLRGG, from the coding sequence ATGGTTGAGGTCCACCTCTGGTCCGGCCTCCGGTCACTGACCGGGGGCCAGCAAGTGGTTAAGGTCGAGGCCAAGACCACCGGAGAGCTTTTACGGGCTTTGGTCCGGGCCCACCCGCAGTTGCAGGCCCCCATTGATGCGGGTGTCTCCATCGCGATCGACGGGCGCGTCATTGCCACCGGGCTTACCGAGCCGATTCCCGAAGGCAGCGAAGTCTATCTGATGCAACGTCTCAGGGGCGGTTAG
- a CDS encoding xanthine dehydrogenase family protein molybdopterin-binding subunit, whose translation MALDDRKTDFTFVGTRPNRPDGLDKVTGRAKFGADISAPGLLHGAILRSPHAHARIVRIDTSKAEASKDVKAVVTRADFANVPFKPGLEGEFWNVLENVMAGEKALYDGHAVAAVAATSALAARDALKLIEVEYEVLPHVTDVDKAMAPDAPVIRQGAADYSVPEGMHPNVVRYHESGHGDVEAGFAEADLVVEDSFVTEATHQGYIEPHACLGMLGNDGKGELWCTTQGHWIAQKTCAALLGIETSQLRVTASEIGGGFGGKTTVFIEPVALALSRKANRPVKIVMTRSEVFRATGPTSSASMDVKIGMKKDGTISAAQGVFRLQGGAFPGAPGDMTAMCAFAPYNLINVKQIGYDVMSNRPKQAAYRAPGAPMGAFAVESVIDELCNKLGLDPIDVRLKNAAHEGTKASYGPTYERIGLVETLEAAKAHPHYSAPLKPGQGRGVSCGFWFNHGGETSVSLALSEDGSAQLMVGTPDIGGSRASMALMAAEVLGVPYENIRVTIADTATLGYNDVSHGSRVTYASGLATIKAARHAVEKLCERAAAKWGIPVDAVKWEDGCAVPSGPNAGDFDPLPLADITADMGSTGGPISGHFEATPEGAGVSFGTHIVDAEVDPETGKTSITRYTVIQDAGKAIHPTYVEGQFQGGAAQGIGWALNEEYIYGEDGRLQNSIFLDYRIPVASDLPMIDTVIVEVPNPGHPFGVRGVGETGIVPPLAAIANAVSNAAGVRMTQLPMSPPRILAALKGNG comes from the coding sequence ATGGCTCTGGACGATCGCAAAACTGATTTCACTTTCGTTGGCACCCGCCCCAATCGCCCTGACGGTCTGGACAAGGTGACAGGCCGGGCCAAGTTCGGCGCGGATATCTCGGCCCCCGGCTTGTTGCACGGCGCCATCCTGCGCTCACCCCATGCCCATGCCCGGATCGTCAGAATTGATACCTCGAAAGCTGAGGCATCGAAGGATGTCAAAGCCGTCGTGACCCGCGCCGATTTCGCCAATGTCCCGTTCAAGCCCGGACTCGAAGGCGAATTTTGGAACGTGCTGGAAAACGTCATGGCGGGTGAAAAGGCGCTTTATGACGGGCACGCGGTTGCTGCGGTCGCGGCCACATCTGCCTTGGCGGCACGTGATGCGCTGAAACTGATCGAGGTCGAATACGAGGTGCTTCCGCACGTCACCGATGTGGACAAAGCGATGGCCCCGGATGCGCCGGTGATCCGGCAAGGCGCAGCGGACTATTCGGTGCCAGAAGGGATGCACCCGAATGTCGTGCGCTATCACGAAAGCGGTCACGGTGACGTCGAGGCGGGCTTTGCCGAGGCCGATCTGGTTGTCGAAGACAGCTTTGTCACCGAGGCGACCCATCAGGGCTATATCGAACCGCATGCCTGCCTGGGCATGCTGGGCAATGACGGCAAGGGCGAGTTGTGGTGCACAACCCAAGGTCACTGGATAGCGCAAAAAACCTGTGCGGCGCTGCTGGGAATCGAAACCTCTCAGTTGCGCGTCACGGCGTCTGAAATCGGCGGCGGTTTTGGCGGTAAGACCACGGTCTTCATCGAACCCGTCGCGCTGGCGCTCAGCCGCAAGGCCAACCGTCCGGTCAAGATCGTGATGACCAGGTCCGAGGTTTTCCGTGCCACCGGGCCGACCTCTTCGGCGTCAATGGACGTGAAGATCGGCATGAAGAAAGACGGCACGATCTCGGCGGCGCAGGGTGTCTTCCGCCTGCAAGGTGGCGCCTTCCCCGGCGCCCCGGGCGACATGACGGCCATGTGTGCCTTTGCGCCCTACAACCTGATCAACGTCAAACAGATCGGTTACGATGTGATGTCGAACCGTCCGAAACAGGCCGCCTACCGCGCGCCGGGCGCACCCATGGGTGCCTTCGCCGTTGAGTCCGTCATTGATGAGCTCTGCAACAAGCTGGGCCTCGATCCTATCGATGTGCGCCTGAAAAATGCCGCGCATGAAGGCACGAAGGCCAGCTATGGCCCGACCTACGAGCGCATCGGTCTGGTCGAAACCCTTGAGGCTGCCAAAGCGCATCCCCATTACTCGGCCCCACTGAAGCCGGGGCAGGGGCGCGGGGTTTCCTGCGGCTTCTGGTTCAATCACGGCGGCGAGACCAGCGTTTCACTGGCATTGTCCGAGGATGGCTCAGCACAGTTGATGGTCGGAACACCCGACATCGGCGGGTCGCGCGCGTCCATGGCCCTGATGGCGGCCGAGGTTCTGGGCGTTCCGTATGAAAACATCCGCGTGACCATCGCCGACACGGCGACACTGGGCTACAACGACGTGAGCCATGGTTCGCGTGTGACTTACGCGTCGGGCCTCGCCACGATCAAGGCCGCAAGACACGCGGTCGAGAAACTGTGCGAACGTGCGGCGGCCAAGTGGGGCATCCCGGTCGATGCGGTGAAATGGGAAGACGGCTGCGCGGTGCCCTCGGGGCCTAATGCTGGCGATTTCGACCCGCTGCCGCTGGCCGATATCACAGCGGATATGGGATCCACCGGAGGCCCGATTTCGGGCCATTTCGAAGCTACCCCCGAAGGCGCGGGCGTATCCTTTGGCACTCATATCGTCGATGCCGAGGTCGATCCGGAAACCGGCAAGACATCGATCACCCGCTACACGGTCATTCAGGATGCCGGCAAGGCGATCCACCCGACCTATGTGGAAGGCCAGTTCCAAGGCGGCGCCGCGCAGGGCATCGGCTGGGCGCTGAACGAGGAATACATCTATGGCGAGGATGGTCGGTTGCAGAACTCGATATTCCTCGATTACCGGATTCCTGTTGCCAGCGACCTGCCGATGATCGACACGGTGATCGTCGAAGTGCCCAACCCCGGCCACCCGTTTGGGGTGCGCGGCGTGGGCGAGACGGGCATCGTACCGCCCCTGGCCGCCATCGCCAATGCAGTGTCCAACGCGGCAGGTGTTCGGATGACGCAATTGCCGATGTCTCCGCCGCGCATCCTTGCGGCGCTCAAGGGCAATGGTTGA
- a CDS encoding alpha/beta fold hydrolase yields MALFFSRRTYNAQKKKFTLKPAARTRYVHITQQSPGGKIRKGSIVKQAKWLDLVRQEGGDSAVLIYVHGFNTSQKDMLDRLGKIEGNLRANGYQGAVVAFDWPSDGSVHTYDSDRSDAKAVAPHLVGDGLLPLLGMSPRPKIHLIAHSMGALVILRAFSDFGDSAGPGNKIWSADQVMFASGDIDSEWLEKGAWGDLVLKKRCKRFTNYYSRKDKVLALAGGIVHGGRQRAGRVGMPKLTSKGHWDIYCDDQYKRDVPKNQRKMMKSHRWWFDSDGFYKDLALTIEGQPAKTMPTRHKTNIGDLALLV; encoded by the coding sequence ATGGCACTGTTTTTTTCCCGCCGCACCTACAACGCCCAGAAAAAGAAATTCACATTAAAGCCGGCGGCAAGGACCAGATATGTTCACATCACCCAGCAAAGCCCGGGTGGAAAAATTCGCAAGGGCAGCATCGTCAAGCAGGCGAAATGGTTGGATCTCGTGCGTCAGGAAGGTGGAGATTCGGCCGTCCTGATCTATGTTCACGGGTTCAACACCAGCCAGAAAGACATGCTGGACCGGCTGGGGAAAATCGAAGGCAACCTCAGGGCCAACGGGTATCAGGGAGCCGTCGTTGCCTTTGACTGGCCCAGTGACGGATCGGTTCACACCTATGACTCGGACCGGTCCGATGCCAAGGCGGTGGCCCCGCATCTGGTGGGGGATGGGCTATTGCCGTTGTTGGGAATGTCCCCGCGCCCCAAGATTCACCTGATTGCGCATTCCATGGGTGCGCTGGTCATACTTCGCGCTTTCTCGGACTTCGGGGATTCGGCAGGGCCAGGCAACAAGATATGGTCGGCGGATCAGGTCATGTTCGCGTCGGGTGATATCGATTCAGAGTGGCTGGAAAAGGGCGCATGGGGCGATCTGGTTCTGAAAAAACGCTGCAAGCGGTTCACCAATTACTACAGCCGAAAAGACAAGGTTCTGGCCCTGGCCGGAGGGATTGTTCATGGCGGGCGGCAGCGGGCGGGCCGCGTTGGGATGCCAAAGCTGACCTCGAAAGGTCATTGGGACATCTATTGTGATGATCAATACAAGCGGGACGTGCCGAAAAATCAGCGCAAGATGATGAAGTCGCATCGCTGGTGGTTCGACAGTGACGGGTTTTACAAAGACCTTGCACTGACGATCGAAGGCCAACCGGCAAAAACAATGCCGACCCGGCACAAGACAAATATAGGGGATCTGGCGCTATTGGTTTGA
- a CDS encoding saccharopine dehydrogenase family protein — MGKTLVVGAGGVSHAAVHKMAMNSDIFTEITLASRTKSKCDAIAKAVKDRVGVDIATAELDAYKVEDTVKLIKETGAEILVNLALPYQDLVLMDACLEAGIHYLDTANYEPEDEAKFEYHWQWAYQERFKEAGLTAILGSGFDPGVTSVFAKWLKKHKLDTIRQIDVLDANGGTNDQEFATNFNPEINLREVLAEVRHWENGEWKHSPAMTHKVEFDFPAIGPKNMYLMYHEELESLSTHFPEIERARFWMTFGDAYITHAKVLENVGMTRIDPVMHDGKEIIPIQFLKTLLPDPGDLGAETKGKACIGDIATGQAKDGSGEKTYYIYNICDHEECYREVGSQAVSYTTGVPAMIGAAQVLKGNWREPGVWNMEQLDPDDFMDMLNTHGLPWQVHELDGPVEF; from the coding sequence ATGGGCAAAACACTGGTTGTCGGCGCGGGCGGCGTATCCCACGCCGCCGTGCACAAGATGGCGATGAATTCGGACATCTTCACCGAAATCACTCTGGCCAGTCGCACGAAATCGAAATGCGACGCCATCGCCAAAGCGGTGAAGGACCGTGTAGGTGTAGACATCGCGACGGCCGAACTGGACGCCTATAAGGTCGAGGATACGGTCAAGCTGATCAAGGAAACCGGTGCCGAAATCCTCGTGAATCTCGCCTTGCCCTATCAGGATCTAGTACTGATGGACGCTTGCCTTGAGGCGGGTATTCACTATCTCGACACAGCGAATTATGAGCCCGAAGATGAGGCCAAGTTCGAATACCACTGGCAGTGGGCCTATCAGGAACGATTCAAAGAGGCTGGCCTGACCGCCATCCTCGGCTCGGGCTTCGATCCGGGAGTGACTTCCGTTTTCGCCAAATGGCTGAAGAAACACAAGTTGGACACGATCCGCCAGATCGACGTGCTGGATGCAAATGGCGGCACCAACGATCAGGAATTCGCCACCAACTTCAACCCGGAAATCAACCTGCGCGAAGTCCTGGCCGAGGTGCGTCACTGGGAAAACGGAGAATGGAAACACTCGCCCGCCATGACCCACAAGGTCGAATTCGACTTTCCCGCAATCGGCCCCAAGAACATGTACCTGATGTATCACGAGGAACTGGAGTCGCTCTCGACCCATTTCCCCGAGATCGAGCGTGCCCGGTTCTGGATGACCTTCGGCGACGCCTATATCACCCACGCCAAAGTGCTGGAAAACGTCGGCATGACCCGTATCGACCCGGTAATGCATGACGGCAAGGAAATCATCCCGATCCAGTTCCTGAAAACTCTGCTGCCCGATCCGGGCGATTTGGGCGCGGAAACCAAAGGCAAGGCCTGTATCGGGGACATCGCCACAGGTCAGGCCAAGGACGGCTCGGGCGAGAAAACCTATTATATCTACAACATCTGCGATCACGAGGAATGCTACCGCGAAGTCGGCAGCCAGGCCGTCAGCTACACCACCGGCGTCCCCGCCATGATCGGAGCGGCACAGGTGCTGAAAGGCAACTGGCGAGAGCCCGGCGTGTGGAACATGGAACAGCTGGACCCCGATGATTTCATGGACATGCTGAACACCCACGGCCTGCCTTGGCAGGTTCACGAACTCGACGGCCCTGTCGAATTCTGA
- the speB gene encoding agmatinase yields MSIFLDSELTDSERSEDARFHVIPVPLERTVSYGSGTADGPAAIIEASNELERITGHAEPCVEGIFTEAPLDCDGPLPDVMERLARRTEAAVRAGKVPVTLGGEHSLSYGAVMGVARALEQPAGIVQIDAHADLRNAYQGEKHSHASVMHLLAEEGIPLAQFGVRAFSTEEAKSRLKNHVFHVDAEELVTGHIHSVDLPANFPELVYVSFDVDGLDPAQMPATGTPVPGGLSYYQALRLVEHALKGRKCVGFDVVELAPNGNAAWDFTAAQIVYRLMASC; encoded by the coding sequence ATGAGCATTTTCCTCGACAGTGAACTGACCGACTCCGAACGCAGCGAAGACGCCCGGTTCCACGTGATCCCGGTGCCGTTGGAACGCACGGTCTCCTACGGCTCGGGCACGGCAGACGGCCCCGCCGCGATCATCGAGGCCAGCAATGAACTCGAACGCATCACCGGCCACGCCGAGCCTTGTGTCGAAGGCATCTTTACCGAAGCCCCGCTGGATTGCGACGGCCCGCTGCCGGATGTCATGGAGCGTCTTGCCCGGCGCACCGAGGCCGCCGTCCGCGCCGGCAAGGTGCCGGTGACGCTGGGTGGTGAGCACTCGCTCAGCTATGGTGCGGTCATGGGTGTGGCACGCGCGCTGGAACAGCCCGCCGGTATCGTGCAGATCGACGCGCATGCCGACCTGCGCAACGCATATCAAGGCGAAAAACACTCTCATGCTTCGGTCATGCATCTGCTGGCCGAGGAAGGTATCCCACTGGCCCAGTTCGGCGTGCGCGCCTTTTCCACTGAGGAAGCAAAAAGCCGTCTGAAAAACCACGTCTTCCATGTCGATGCCGAGGAACTGGTGACGGGTCACATCCACTCGGTTGATCTGCCTGCGAACTTCCCCGAACTGGTCTATGTCAGCTTTGACGTTGATGGGCTGGACCCGGCGCAGATGCCCGCCACAGGCACACCTGTTCCCGGGGGGCTGAGCTATTATCAGGCGCTTCGTCTGGTGGAACATGCATTGAAGGGCCGCAAATGCGTCGGCTTCGATGTGGTTGAACTGGCACCCAACGGCAATGCCGCCTGGGATTTCACCGCAGCACAGATCGTCTATCGACTGATGGCAAGCTGCTGA
- the lptF gene encoding LPS export ABC transporter permease LptF, translating into MSRFDGYFLRQLLILFGFFTLVLVGVFWITRSVSLFDRVISGGQSAMVFLEFTALTLPTLIRTVMPMAVFAAAVYATNRLSRESELTVMLATGSSPWRLARAVLLFGVIAGVMMAIISVFLRPASVEQLEIRQAEVAGDVTAQLLNEGEFLHPAEGVTVYIGSIDLDGTLHEVFVSDRRDPENAISYSSVTAYLVNNDIGIHLVMVDGVALRMNREGKVLSSTLFQDASYDISELTNTSPMTRRSLEAIPTTDLIRNREEISAAEGFGSGKLIEELHQRFSWIAICIAVALAGYSTLMLGSFSRFGLWPQILGAFTILVLLEGVRGFISPMVIDDPELWFMLYLPAIIGVLISGLFLLVAGRPLMRKRRREPQVMPTPA; encoded by the coding sequence ATGTCGCGTTTTGATGGATACTTCCTGCGGCAATTGCTGATTCTGTTTGGCTTTTTCACCCTGGTGCTGGTCGGTGTGTTCTGGATCACCCGGTCTGTCAGCCTGTTTGACAGGGTCATCAGCGGCGGTCAGTCGGCGATGGTTTTTCTGGAATTCACCGCGCTGACTTTACCGACCCTGATCCGCACGGTCATGCCCATGGCGGTGTTTGCCGCCGCCGTCTATGCCACAAACCGTCTGAGCCGCGAAAGTGAGCTGACGGTTATGCTGGCCACCGGATCCAGCCCCTGGCGGCTTGCCCGGGCGGTACTGCTGTTCGGTGTGATTGCCGGGGTGATGATGGCGATCATCAGCGTGTTCTTGCGCCCTGCCTCGGTGGAACAGCTGGAAATCCGGCAGGCTGAAGTGGCCGGAGATGTGACGGCCCAGCTTCTGAACGAAGGCGAGTTCCTGCATCCCGCCGAAGGCGTCACGGTTTACATTGGCAGTATCGATCTGGACGGTACACTCCATGAAGTGTTCGTGTCTGACCGTCGCGATCCTGAAAACGCAATCAGTTATTCAAGCGTAACGGCCTATCTGGTCAACAACGACATCGGCATCCATCTTGTGATGGTTGACGGAGTTGCGTTGCGTATGAACCGAGAGGGCAAGGTGTTGTCATCCACCCTGTTTCAGGACGCCTCCTACGATATCTCGGAACTGACGAATACAAGCCCGATGACCCGTCGCAGTCTTGAAGCTATTCCAACCACCGATCTGATCCGCAACCGAGAAGAGATTTCAGCGGCGGAAGGGTTCGGCTCTGGAAAGCTGATCGAGGAACTGCATCAGCGGTTCTCGTGGATCGCGATCTGCATTGCCGTGGCCCTGGCCGGGTATTCCACCCTGATGCTGGGCAGTTTTTCCCGGTTTGGATTGTGGCCGCAGATATTGGGCGCCTTCACCATCCTTGTGCTGCTTGAAGGTGTTCGCGGGTTTATTTCCCCGATGGTGATCGATGACCCGGAGCTTTGGTTTATGCTTTACCTTCCCGCAATCATAGGGGTGCTTATCTCGGGCCTCTTCCTGCTTGTTGCCGGTAGGCCGCTTATGCGAAAACGGCGGCGAGAGCCCCAGGTCATGCCGACACCGGCCTGA
- a CDS encoding HD domain-containing protein, translating to MLDKSHKPTWTSFETATKADWDAVMEYEEAYNAALPDRILDAIRSLDEEWTPYPVNRYQHSLQAATRAYEDGADEELVVAALIHDTGDILSPYNHGELSAAMMKPYVSEKTYWILKHHCVFQGYYYNHHLGGDRNARDKYRDSPYWEECRYFCHEYDQKAFDPDYPTKPLDFFEPMLRRVLNRSEGHMELNETVDDGKTD from the coding sequence ATGCTGGACAAAAGCCACAAACCCACCTGGACCAGTTTCGAAACAGCCACCAAGGCCGACTGGGACGCCGTGATGGAGTATGAAGAGGCGTATAATGCGGCCCTGCCAGACCGCATCCTTGATGCCATCCGCTCGTTGGACGAAGAATGGACGCCCTATCCGGTCAACCGCTACCAGCACAGCTTGCAAGCCGCGACACGTGCTTATGAGGACGGTGCGGATGAGGAACTGGTGGTGGCGGCGCTGATCCACGATACCGGTGATATCCTGTCGCCCTACAATCACGGAGAGCTGTCAGCGGCGATGATGAAGCCTTACGTCAGCGAAAAGACGTATTGGATTCTCAAGCATCATTGTGTGTTTCAGGGGTACTACTACAACCACCACCTGGGTGGCGACCGCAACGCGCGCGACAAGTATCGCGACAGCCCTTATTGGGAAGAGTGTCGCTATTTCTGCCATGAATACGATCAGAAGGCGTTCGACCCGGACTATCCGACCAAGCCGCTGGATTTCTTTGAGCCCATGCTGCGCCGCGTCCTGAACAGGAGCGAAGGCCATATGGAGTTGAACGAAACCGTCGATGACGGCAAAACCGACTAA
- a CDS encoding lysophospholipid acyltransferase family protein, whose protein sequence is MNLRKKIADSEAVLNWVARRIATYIRLVNRNTRWQRIGYEELDQLAEQGEPVIVVLWHQRLAQSPYFFPLDKARICSITSSARAGSMVGRVQKLFGMDTIAMASKTRHVALSRQVLGKMKQGISIGIAADGPRGPERVLSTVPLVWARTSGIRVFGITYSTKHGREAGTWDHLLMPRPWRNEGVFLCREWTETVPRKASEEEIETLRLSLEQHMNDITAEADRMVGREPWSPDA, encoded by the coding sequence GTGAACCTCCGCAAGAAGATCGCAGACAGCGAAGCCGTGCTGAACTGGGTGGCCCGACGGATTGCCACTTACATTCGATTGGTCAACCGCAACACACGCTGGCAGCGCATCGGGTATGAAGAACTGGACCAGTTGGCCGAACAAGGTGAGCCGGTCATCGTTGTGCTCTGGCACCAGCGGCTGGCGCAATCGCCCTATTTCTTTCCGCTGGACAAGGCGCGTATCTGTTCGATCACCTCCTCTGCCCGGGCGGGCAGTATGGTGGGCAGGGTACAAAAGCTGTTTGGCATGGATACGATTGCCATGGCCAGCAAGACACGCCACGTCGCCTTGTCACGCCAGGTTCTGGGCAAGATGAAGCAGGGTATCTCAATTGGGATCGCGGCAGACGGCCCGCGTGGGCCAGAACGGGTTCTGTCGACGGTTCCGTTGGTATGGGCGCGCACCTCGGGCATCCGTGTATTCGGTATCACCTATTCAACAAAACATGGTCGCGAAGCGGGAACCTGGGATCACCTTCTGATGCCCCGCCCCTGGCGCAATGAGGGCGTGTTTCTGTGTCGGGAATGGACTGAAACAGTGCCCCGCAAGGCAAGCGAAGAGGAAATCGAGACCCTGCGCCTGAGCCTTGAGCAGCACATGAACGACATTACGGCAGAGGCTGACCGGATGGTCGGACGCGAGCCCTGGTCGCCTGACGCCTAA